The Primulina huaijiensis isolate GDHJ02 chromosome 12, ASM1229523v2, whole genome shotgun sequence genome has a window encoding:
- the LOC140989645 gene encoding uncharacterized protein isoform X5, with amino-acid sequence MASISNSKRIMEEDDDEEEKEFEHFDDFTLASSWERFISEIEAVCRQWVADGPKNLLIKDAVQTDILRDLYKVKSEFKYAMKSYCMEYYFQTSNSGKVADWNQPLHDLQLSFGVNEFLVIAPQSASGVVLDAPEASKLLSAVAIALSSCSCLWPAFVPVHDPSRKAYIGIQNMGTVFTRRFEADRIGSQVPIKLMHLEGLYELFISKFSIFPNTYRKAYTAVDLSMHNFEVQFKMKLTYRTPISDEEDEVQEFEAGGTESSESLKSDNHGKTQWDDDRPWSQWYSAENPVKGFHLLAIWSELTAESSLDMAELENASPLEADKWFLKPIFSQNLDVSGGNTIGFASQLRLLVRALEMSMDAQFVEDFVSGSETLKSSEVVPPPTVLDRVLKDLFHEVAGAQLDLSLGEHRNSQAVKGAALESLFAQFCLHALWFGNCGIRAIAVLWIEFVREVRWCWEESQPLPRMPVNGTIDLSTCLINQKLHMLAICINKKCQQDKGNDVGGSGDSDTVHEDILVPRDFSSSHDVDEGVERKKDRKHSSGVPVPMMLLKSCKSMHAPITQDPPPMTEDMHEERLQAAQALGDSFNFSAQLEKDILASDMSAFKASNPDSAFEDFIRWHSPKDWENDARMEHNQVSQSNTNQGSAVEWPPCGRLSERMSDHGNLWRKIWNEALPLNASQQKPLLDPNREGEKVLHYLETLKPHQLLQQVICTAFRAAADTVNQTSFGGLEHMTTKIGQLYITMGSILKYLQTHDLIGDDVIEDLTRL; translated from the exons ATGGCGTCAATCAGCAATTCGAAACGCATTATGGAggaggatgatgatgaagaagaaaagGAG TTTGAGCATTTTGATGACTTTACTCTGGCGTCTTCATGGGAAAG GTTCATTTCTGAAATAGAAGCTGTGTGTAGACAATGGGTGGCAGATGGTCCAAAGAATCTATTG ATAAAGGATGCTGTTCAAACCGATATTTTGAGGGATTTGTACAAGGTTAAATCCGAGTTCAAGTATGCTATGAAAAGCTATTGCATGGAGTACTATTTCCAAACAAGTAATAGTG GTAAAGTCGCTGACTGGAATCAACCTTTACATGATTTGCAACTATCATTTGGGGTGAATGAGTTTTTG GTGATTGCTCCCCAAAGTGCAAGTGGTGTGGTTCTCGATGCACCAGAGGCTAGCAAACTTTTGAGTGCAGTTGCCATTGCTTTGTCCAGTTGTTCGTG CCTGTGGCCAGCATTTGTTCCAGTTCACGATCCTTCACGCAAAGCCTACATCGGTATTCAAAATATGGGAACAGTTTTTACTAGAAGATTTGAAGCTGACCGCATTGGTAGCCAAGTTCCAATAAAGCTTATGCATTTGGAAGGATTATATGAGCTTTTCATTTCTAAATTC TCCATCTTTCCAAACACATACCGGAAGGCCTATACTGCTGTGGACTTGTCAATGCATAATTTTGAAGTCCAATTTAAGATGAAGTTAACCTACAGAACCCCTATTTCTGATGAGGAAGATGAAGTGCAAGAATTTGAAGCCGGAGGCACAGAATCCAGTGAAAGTCTTAAGAGTGACAACCATGGAAAAACTCAATGGGATGATGACCGTCCTTGGAGTCAGTGGTACTCGGCGGAGAACCCTGTCAAAG GATTTCATCTGCTTGCAATATGGTCTGAGTTAACAGCTGAAAGTTCTCTGGATATGGCTGAATTGGAAAATGCGTCGCCTTTGGAAGCTGACAAGTGGTTCTTGAAACcaattttttcccaaaatct TGATGTTTCTGGTGGAAACACCATTGGATTTGCATCACAACTGCGCCTTCTGGTTAGGGCATTGGAAATGTCAATGGATGCTCAATTTGTGGAAGATTTTGTGTCAG GTTCTGAAACTTTGAAGTCATCAGAAGTTGTGCCTCCCCCAACAGTTCTTGATCGTGTGCTAAAAGATCTATTTCATGAAG TTGCGGGAGCTCAATTGGATTTATCTTTGGGGGAGCATAGAAATTCGCAAGCTGTTAAAGGCGCTGCTCTTGAATCACTATTTGCACAGTTCTGTTTACATGCCCTTTGGTTTGGCAATTGTGGTATACGTG CAATTGCTGTACTCTGGATAGAGTTTGTAAGGGAGGTTCGGTGGTGTTGGGAAGAATCACAGCCACTTCCAAGAATGCCAGTCAATGGCACAATTGACTTATCTACCTGCTTGATCAATCAGAAATTGCACATG CTTGCAATATGCATCAATAAGAAATGTCAACAAGATAAAGGCAATGATGTTGGTGGAAGTGGTGATTCCGATACTGTTCAT GAAGATATTTTGGTTCCAAGGGATTTTTCTTCTTCTCATGATGTTGACGAAGGCGttgaaaggaaaaaagacaG AAAGCATTCAAGTGGAGTTCCCGTGCCTATGATGCTTTTGAAATCATGCAAGAGTATGCATGCTCCAATAACACAG GATCCACCTCCTATGACTGAAGATATGCATGAAGAACGACTACAGGCTGCTCAAGCCTTGGGTGATTCATTT AATTTCTCTGCTCAACTTGAGAAAGATATCCTGGCATCAG ACATGTCTGCATTCAAGGCTTCTAATCCAGATTCCGCCTTCGAAGATTTCATCCGGTGGCATTCACCTAAAGATTGGGAGAATGATGCTAGAATGGAACATAATCAGGTGTCTCAAAGTAATACAAATCAAGGGTCAGCGGTCGAGTGGCCTCCTTGTGGAAGACTATCGGAGCGAATGTCAGATCATGGAAACTTGTGGAGAAAGATCTGGAATGAAGCTCTGCCTTTAAATGCTTCCCAACAAAAGCCACTGCTAGATCCAAATAGAGAAGGAGAAAAG GTTCTTCATTATTTGGAGACGCTTAAACCGCACCAACTGCTGCAACAAGTAATCTGTACTGCTTTCAGAGCAGCAGCTGACACTGTTAATCAGACTTCATTTGGTGGCTTGGAGCACATGACCACAAAAATCGGACAGTTGTATATTACCATGGGATCGATTCTAAAATATCTGCAAA CGCACGATTTGATTGGTGATGATGTTATAGAAGACCTCACACGATTGT GA
- the LOC140989645 gene encoding uncharacterized protein isoform X1: MASISNSKRIMEEDDDEEEKEFEHFDDFTLASSWERFISEIEAVCRQWVADGPKNLLIKDAVQTDILRDLYKVKSEFKYAMKSYCMEYYFQTSNSGKVADWNQPLHDLQLSFGVNEFLVIAPQSASGVVLDAPEASKLLSAVAIALSSCSCLWPAFVPVHDPSRKAYIGIQNMGTVFTRRFEADRIGSQVPIKLMHLEGLYELFISKFSIFPNTYRKAYTAVDLSMHNFEVQFKMKLTYRTPISDEEDEVQEFEAGGTESSESLKSDNHGKTQWDDDRPWSQWYSAENPVKGFHLLAIWSELTAESSLDMAELENASPLEADKWFLKPIFSQNLDVSGGNTIGFASQLRLLVRALEMSMDAQFVEDFVSGSETLKSSEVVPPPTVLDRVLKDLFHEVAGAQLDLSLGEHRNSQAVKGAALESLFAQFCLHALWFGNCGIRAIAVLWIEFVREVRWCWEESQPLPRMPVNGTIDLSTCLINQKLHMLAICINKKCQQDKGNDVGGSGDSDTVHEDILVPRDFSSSHDVDEGVERKKDRKHSSGVPVPMMLLKSCKSMHAPITQDPPPMTEDMHEERLQAAQALGDSFNFSAQLEKDILASDMSAFKASNPDSAFEDFIRWHSPKDWENDARMEHNQVSQSNTNQGSAVEWPPCGRLSERMSDHGNLWRKIWNEALPLNASQQKPLLDPNREGEKVLHYLETLKPHQLLQQVICTAFRAAADTVNQTSFGGLEHMTTKIGQLYITMGSILKYLQTHDLIGDDVIEDLTRLCTTFEHVEKLILVAASLHHKFLESPHLTQAIFNDYYDYYLPKMGTGSVQVDTKKDFDKKQQIRSSDRNVVVNMFPPPTANQSWRKVLSMGNLLNGHEPILREIIFSKRDRVEGSYYAAGTPKVYQQDVETYRMYVCATSNDLGVALAVASCD; this comes from the exons ATGGCGTCAATCAGCAATTCGAAACGCATTATGGAggaggatgatgatgaagaagaaaagGAG TTTGAGCATTTTGATGACTTTACTCTGGCGTCTTCATGGGAAAG GTTCATTTCTGAAATAGAAGCTGTGTGTAGACAATGGGTGGCAGATGGTCCAAAGAATCTATTG ATAAAGGATGCTGTTCAAACCGATATTTTGAGGGATTTGTACAAGGTTAAATCCGAGTTCAAGTATGCTATGAAAAGCTATTGCATGGAGTACTATTTCCAAACAAGTAATAGTG GTAAAGTCGCTGACTGGAATCAACCTTTACATGATTTGCAACTATCATTTGGGGTGAATGAGTTTTTG GTGATTGCTCCCCAAAGTGCAAGTGGTGTGGTTCTCGATGCACCAGAGGCTAGCAAACTTTTGAGTGCAGTTGCCATTGCTTTGTCCAGTTGTTCGTG CCTGTGGCCAGCATTTGTTCCAGTTCACGATCCTTCACGCAAAGCCTACATCGGTATTCAAAATATGGGAACAGTTTTTACTAGAAGATTTGAAGCTGACCGCATTGGTAGCCAAGTTCCAATAAAGCTTATGCATTTGGAAGGATTATATGAGCTTTTCATTTCTAAATTC TCCATCTTTCCAAACACATACCGGAAGGCCTATACTGCTGTGGACTTGTCAATGCATAATTTTGAAGTCCAATTTAAGATGAAGTTAACCTACAGAACCCCTATTTCTGATGAGGAAGATGAAGTGCAAGAATTTGAAGCCGGAGGCACAGAATCCAGTGAAAGTCTTAAGAGTGACAACCATGGAAAAACTCAATGGGATGATGACCGTCCTTGGAGTCAGTGGTACTCGGCGGAGAACCCTGTCAAAG GATTTCATCTGCTTGCAATATGGTCTGAGTTAACAGCTGAAAGTTCTCTGGATATGGCTGAATTGGAAAATGCGTCGCCTTTGGAAGCTGACAAGTGGTTCTTGAAACcaattttttcccaaaatct TGATGTTTCTGGTGGAAACACCATTGGATTTGCATCACAACTGCGCCTTCTGGTTAGGGCATTGGAAATGTCAATGGATGCTCAATTTGTGGAAGATTTTGTGTCAG GTTCTGAAACTTTGAAGTCATCAGAAGTTGTGCCTCCCCCAACAGTTCTTGATCGTGTGCTAAAAGATCTATTTCATGAAG TTGCGGGAGCTCAATTGGATTTATCTTTGGGGGAGCATAGAAATTCGCAAGCTGTTAAAGGCGCTGCTCTTGAATCACTATTTGCACAGTTCTGTTTACATGCCCTTTGGTTTGGCAATTGTGGTATACGTG CAATTGCTGTACTCTGGATAGAGTTTGTAAGGGAGGTTCGGTGGTGTTGGGAAGAATCACAGCCACTTCCAAGAATGCCAGTCAATGGCACAATTGACTTATCTACCTGCTTGATCAATCAGAAATTGCACATG CTTGCAATATGCATCAATAAGAAATGTCAACAAGATAAAGGCAATGATGTTGGTGGAAGTGGTGATTCCGATACTGTTCAT GAAGATATTTTGGTTCCAAGGGATTTTTCTTCTTCTCATGATGTTGACGAAGGCGttgaaaggaaaaaagacaG AAAGCATTCAAGTGGAGTTCCCGTGCCTATGATGCTTTTGAAATCATGCAAGAGTATGCATGCTCCAATAACACAG GATCCACCTCCTATGACTGAAGATATGCATGAAGAACGACTACAGGCTGCTCAAGCCTTGGGTGATTCATTT AATTTCTCTGCTCAACTTGAGAAAGATATCCTGGCATCAG ACATGTCTGCATTCAAGGCTTCTAATCCAGATTCCGCCTTCGAAGATTTCATCCGGTGGCATTCACCTAAAGATTGGGAGAATGATGCTAGAATGGAACATAATCAGGTGTCTCAAAGTAATACAAATCAAGGGTCAGCGGTCGAGTGGCCTCCTTGTGGAAGACTATCGGAGCGAATGTCAGATCATGGAAACTTGTGGAGAAAGATCTGGAATGAAGCTCTGCCTTTAAATGCTTCCCAACAAAAGCCACTGCTAGATCCAAATAGAGAAGGAGAAAAG GTTCTTCATTATTTGGAGACGCTTAAACCGCACCAACTGCTGCAACAAGTAATCTGTACTGCTTTCAGAGCAGCAGCTGACACTGTTAATCAGACTTCATTTGGTGGCTTGGAGCACATGACCACAAAAATCGGACAGTTGTATATTACCATGGGATCGATTCTAAAATATCTGCAAA CGCACGATTTGATTGGTGATGATGTTATAGAAGACCTCACACGATTGTGTACGACCTTTGAACACGTTGAGAAGTTAATTTTAGTAGCAGCATCTCTTCACCACAAATTCTTGGAATCCCCACACCTTACCCAAGCAATTTTTAATGATTACTACGATTACTATCTCCCTAAAATGGGAACCGGCTCTGTGCAAGTTGATACCAAGAAG GATTTTGACAAGAAGCAACAAATAAGATCAAGCGACAGAAATGTGGTCGTCAACATGTTCCCTCCACCAACTGCAAACCAGTCGTGGAGGAAAGTTTTGAGCATGGGAAATCTCCTCAATGGCCACGAACCCATCTTGAGGGAGATAATTTTTTCCAAACGTGATCGGGTCGAGGGAAGCTACTATGCTGCAGGTACACCTAAGGTTTATCAACAAGATGTTGAAACTTACAGAATGTATGTATGTGCAACCTCAAATGATCTTGGGGTTGCTCTCGCTGTTGCCTCTTGTGACTAA
- the LOC140989645 gene encoding uncharacterized protein isoform X2, translating into MASISNSKRIMEEDDDEEEKEFEHFDDFTLASSWERFISEIEAVCRQWVADGPKNLLIKDAVQTDILRDLYKVKSEFKYAMKSYCMEYYFQTSKVADWNQPLHDLQLSFGVNEFLVIAPQSASGVVLDAPEASKLLSAVAIALSSCSCLWPAFVPVHDPSRKAYIGIQNMGTVFTRRFEADRIGSQVPIKLMHLEGLYELFISKFSIFPNTYRKAYTAVDLSMHNFEVQFKMKLTYRTPISDEEDEVQEFEAGGTESSESLKSDNHGKTQWDDDRPWSQWYSAENPVKGFHLLAIWSELTAESSLDMAELENASPLEADKWFLKPIFSQNLDVSGGNTIGFASQLRLLVRALEMSMDAQFVEDFVSGSETLKSSEVVPPPTVLDRVLKDLFHEVAGAQLDLSLGEHRNSQAVKGAALESLFAQFCLHALWFGNCGIRAIAVLWIEFVREVRWCWEESQPLPRMPVNGTIDLSTCLINQKLHMLAICINKKCQQDKGNDVGGSGDSDTVHEDILVPRDFSSSHDVDEGVERKKDRKHSSGVPVPMMLLKSCKSMHAPITQDPPPMTEDMHEERLQAAQALGDSFNFSAQLEKDILASDMSAFKASNPDSAFEDFIRWHSPKDWENDARMEHNQVSQSNTNQGSAVEWPPCGRLSERMSDHGNLWRKIWNEALPLNASQQKPLLDPNREGEKVLHYLETLKPHQLLQQVICTAFRAAADTVNQTSFGGLEHMTTKIGQLYITMGSILKYLQTHDLIGDDVIEDLTRLCTTFEHVEKLILVAASLHHKFLESPHLTQAIFNDYYDYYLPKMGTGSVQVDTKKDFDKKQQIRSSDRNVVVNMFPPPTANQSWRKVLSMGNLLNGHEPILREIIFSKRDRVEGSYYAAGTPKVYQQDVETYRMYVCATSNDLGVALAVASCD; encoded by the exons ATGGCGTCAATCAGCAATTCGAAACGCATTATGGAggaggatgatgatgaagaagaaaagGAG TTTGAGCATTTTGATGACTTTACTCTGGCGTCTTCATGGGAAAG GTTCATTTCTGAAATAGAAGCTGTGTGTAGACAATGGGTGGCAGATGGTCCAAAGAATCTATTG ATAAAGGATGCTGTTCAAACCGATATTTTGAGGGATTTGTACAAGGTTAAATCCGAGTTCAAGTATGCTATGAAAAGCTATTGCATGGAGTACTATTTCCAAACAA GTAAAGTCGCTGACTGGAATCAACCTTTACATGATTTGCAACTATCATTTGGGGTGAATGAGTTTTTG GTGATTGCTCCCCAAAGTGCAAGTGGTGTGGTTCTCGATGCACCAGAGGCTAGCAAACTTTTGAGTGCAGTTGCCATTGCTTTGTCCAGTTGTTCGTG CCTGTGGCCAGCATTTGTTCCAGTTCACGATCCTTCACGCAAAGCCTACATCGGTATTCAAAATATGGGAACAGTTTTTACTAGAAGATTTGAAGCTGACCGCATTGGTAGCCAAGTTCCAATAAAGCTTATGCATTTGGAAGGATTATATGAGCTTTTCATTTCTAAATTC TCCATCTTTCCAAACACATACCGGAAGGCCTATACTGCTGTGGACTTGTCAATGCATAATTTTGAAGTCCAATTTAAGATGAAGTTAACCTACAGAACCCCTATTTCTGATGAGGAAGATGAAGTGCAAGAATTTGAAGCCGGAGGCACAGAATCCAGTGAAAGTCTTAAGAGTGACAACCATGGAAAAACTCAATGGGATGATGACCGTCCTTGGAGTCAGTGGTACTCGGCGGAGAACCCTGTCAAAG GATTTCATCTGCTTGCAATATGGTCTGAGTTAACAGCTGAAAGTTCTCTGGATATGGCTGAATTGGAAAATGCGTCGCCTTTGGAAGCTGACAAGTGGTTCTTGAAACcaattttttcccaaaatct TGATGTTTCTGGTGGAAACACCATTGGATTTGCATCACAACTGCGCCTTCTGGTTAGGGCATTGGAAATGTCAATGGATGCTCAATTTGTGGAAGATTTTGTGTCAG GTTCTGAAACTTTGAAGTCATCAGAAGTTGTGCCTCCCCCAACAGTTCTTGATCGTGTGCTAAAAGATCTATTTCATGAAG TTGCGGGAGCTCAATTGGATTTATCTTTGGGGGAGCATAGAAATTCGCAAGCTGTTAAAGGCGCTGCTCTTGAATCACTATTTGCACAGTTCTGTTTACATGCCCTTTGGTTTGGCAATTGTGGTATACGTG CAATTGCTGTACTCTGGATAGAGTTTGTAAGGGAGGTTCGGTGGTGTTGGGAAGAATCACAGCCACTTCCAAGAATGCCAGTCAATGGCACAATTGACTTATCTACCTGCTTGATCAATCAGAAATTGCACATG CTTGCAATATGCATCAATAAGAAATGTCAACAAGATAAAGGCAATGATGTTGGTGGAAGTGGTGATTCCGATACTGTTCAT GAAGATATTTTGGTTCCAAGGGATTTTTCTTCTTCTCATGATGTTGACGAAGGCGttgaaaggaaaaaagacaG AAAGCATTCAAGTGGAGTTCCCGTGCCTATGATGCTTTTGAAATCATGCAAGAGTATGCATGCTCCAATAACACAG GATCCACCTCCTATGACTGAAGATATGCATGAAGAACGACTACAGGCTGCTCAAGCCTTGGGTGATTCATTT AATTTCTCTGCTCAACTTGAGAAAGATATCCTGGCATCAG ACATGTCTGCATTCAAGGCTTCTAATCCAGATTCCGCCTTCGAAGATTTCATCCGGTGGCATTCACCTAAAGATTGGGAGAATGATGCTAGAATGGAACATAATCAGGTGTCTCAAAGTAATACAAATCAAGGGTCAGCGGTCGAGTGGCCTCCTTGTGGAAGACTATCGGAGCGAATGTCAGATCATGGAAACTTGTGGAGAAAGATCTGGAATGAAGCTCTGCCTTTAAATGCTTCCCAACAAAAGCCACTGCTAGATCCAAATAGAGAAGGAGAAAAG GTTCTTCATTATTTGGAGACGCTTAAACCGCACCAACTGCTGCAACAAGTAATCTGTACTGCTTTCAGAGCAGCAGCTGACACTGTTAATCAGACTTCATTTGGTGGCTTGGAGCACATGACCACAAAAATCGGACAGTTGTATATTACCATGGGATCGATTCTAAAATATCTGCAAA CGCACGATTTGATTGGTGATGATGTTATAGAAGACCTCACACGATTGTGTACGACCTTTGAACACGTTGAGAAGTTAATTTTAGTAGCAGCATCTCTTCACCACAAATTCTTGGAATCCCCACACCTTACCCAAGCAATTTTTAATGATTACTACGATTACTATCTCCCTAAAATGGGAACCGGCTCTGTGCAAGTTGATACCAAGAAG GATTTTGACAAGAAGCAACAAATAAGATCAAGCGACAGAAATGTGGTCGTCAACATGTTCCCTCCACCAACTGCAAACCAGTCGTGGAGGAAAGTTTTGAGCATGGGAAATCTCCTCAATGGCCACGAACCCATCTTGAGGGAGATAATTTTTTCCAAACGTGATCGGGTCGAGGGAAGCTACTATGCTGCAGGTACACCTAAGGTTTATCAACAAGATGTTGAAACTTACAGAATGTATGTATGTGCAACCTCAAATGATCTTGGGGTTGCTCTCGCTGTTGCCTCTTGTGACTAA
- the LOC140989645 gene encoding uncharacterized protein isoform X3: MASISNSKRIMEEDDDEEEKEFEHFDDFTLASSWERFISEIEAVCRQWVADGPKNLLIKDAVQTDILRDLYKVKSEFKYAMKSYCMEYYFQTSNSGKVADWNQPLHDLQLSFGVNEFLVIAPQSASGVVLDAPEASKLLSAVAIALSSCSCLWPAFVPVHDPSRKAYIGIQNMGTVFTRRFEADRIGSQVPIKLMHLEGLYELFISKFAYTAVDLSMHNFEVQFKMKLTYRTPISDEEDEVQEFEAGGTESSESLKSDNHGKTQWDDDRPWSQWYSAENPVKGFHLLAIWSELTAESSLDMAELENASPLEADKWFLKPIFSQNLDVSGGNTIGFASQLRLLVRALEMSMDAQFVEDFVSGSETLKSSEVVPPPTVLDRVLKDLFHEVAGAQLDLSLGEHRNSQAVKGAALESLFAQFCLHALWFGNCGIRAIAVLWIEFVREVRWCWEESQPLPRMPVNGTIDLSTCLINQKLHMLAICINKKCQQDKGNDVGGSGDSDTVHEDILVPRDFSSSHDVDEGVERKKDRKHSSGVPVPMMLLKSCKSMHAPITQDPPPMTEDMHEERLQAAQALGDSFNFSAQLEKDILASDMSAFKASNPDSAFEDFIRWHSPKDWENDARMEHNQVSQSNTNQGSAVEWPPCGRLSERMSDHGNLWRKIWNEALPLNASQQKPLLDPNREGEKVLHYLETLKPHQLLQQVICTAFRAAADTVNQTSFGGLEHMTTKIGQLYITMGSILKYLQTHDLIGDDVIEDLTRLCTTFEHVEKLILVAASLHHKFLESPHLTQAIFNDYYDYYLPKMGTGSVQVDTKKDFDKKQQIRSSDRNVVVNMFPPPTANQSWRKVLSMGNLLNGHEPILREIIFSKRDRVEGSYYAAGTPKVYQQDVETYRMYVCATSNDLGVALAVASCD, encoded by the exons ATGGCGTCAATCAGCAATTCGAAACGCATTATGGAggaggatgatgatgaagaagaaaagGAG TTTGAGCATTTTGATGACTTTACTCTGGCGTCTTCATGGGAAAG GTTCATTTCTGAAATAGAAGCTGTGTGTAGACAATGGGTGGCAGATGGTCCAAAGAATCTATTG ATAAAGGATGCTGTTCAAACCGATATTTTGAGGGATTTGTACAAGGTTAAATCCGAGTTCAAGTATGCTATGAAAAGCTATTGCATGGAGTACTATTTCCAAACAAGTAATAGTG GTAAAGTCGCTGACTGGAATCAACCTTTACATGATTTGCAACTATCATTTGGGGTGAATGAGTTTTTG GTGATTGCTCCCCAAAGTGCAAGTGGTGTGGTTCTCGATGCACCAGAGGCTAGCAAACTTTTGAGTGCAGTTGCCATTGCTTTGTCCAGTTGTTCGTG CCTGTGGCCAGCATTTGTTCCAGTTCACGATCCTTCACGCAAAGCCTACATCGGTATTCAAAATATGGGAACAGTTTTTACTAGAAGATTTGAAGCTGACCGCATTGGTAGCCAAGTTCCAATAAAGCTTATGCATTTGGAAGGATTATATGAGCTTTTCATTTCTAAATTC GCCTATACTGCTGTGGACTTGTCAATGCATAATTTTGAAGTCCAATTTAAGATGAAGTTAACCTACAGAACCCCTATTTCTGATGAGGAAGATGAAGTGCAAGAATTTGAAGCCGGAGGCACAGAATCCAGTGAAAGTCTTAAGAGTGACAACCATGGAAAAACTCAATGGGATGATGACCGTCCTTGGAGTCAGTGGTACTCGGCGGAGAACCCTGTCAAAG GATTTCATCTGCTTGCAATATGGTCTGAGTTAACAGCTGAAAGTTCTCTGGATATGGCTGAATTGGAAAATGCGTCGCCTTTGGAAGCTGACAAGTGGTTCTTGAAACcaattttttcccaaaatct TGATGTTTCTGGTGGAAACACCATTGGATTTGCATCACAACTGCGCCTTCTGGTTAGGGCATTGGAAATGTCAATGGATGCTCAATTTGTGGAAGATTTTGTGTCAG GTTCTGAAACTTTGAAGTCATCAGAAGTTGTGCCTCCCCCAACAGTTCTTGATCGTGTGCTAAAAGATCTATTTCATGAAG TTGCGGGAGCTCAATTGGATTTATCTTTGGGGGAGCATAGAAATTCGCAAGCTGTTAAAGGCGCTGCTCTTGAATCACTATTTGCACAGTTCTGTTTACATGCCCTTTGGTTTGGCAATTGTGGTATACGTG CAATTGCTGTACTCTGGATAGAGTTTGTAAGGGAGGTTCGGTGGTGTTGGGAAGAATCACAGCCACTTCCAAGAATGCCAGTCAATGGCACAATTGACTTATCTACCTGCTTGATCAATCAGAAATTGCACATG CTTGCAATATGCATCAATAAGAAATGTCAACAAGATAAAGGCAATGATGTTGGTGGAAGTGGTGATTCCGATACTGTTCAT GAAGATATTTTGGTTCCAAGGGATTTTTCTTCTTCTCATGATGTTGACGAAGGCGttgaaaggaaaaaagacaG AAAGCATTCAAGTGGAGTTCCCGTGCCTATGATGCTTTTGAAATCATGCAAGAGTATGCATGCTCCAATAACACAG GATCCACCTCCTATGACTGAAGATATGCATGAAGAACGACTACAGGCTGCTCAAGCCTTGGGTGATTCATTT AATTTCTCTGCTCAACTTGAGAAAGATATCCTGGCATCAG ACATGTCTGCATTCAAGGCTTCTAATCCAGATTCCGCCTTCGAAGATTTCATCCGGTGGCATTCACCTAAAGATTGGGAGAATGATGCTAGAATGGAACATAATCAGGTGTCTCAAAGTAATACAAATCAAGGGTCAGCGGTCGAGTGGCCTCCTTGTGGAAGACTATCGGAGCGAATGTCAGATCATGGAAACTTGTGGAGAAAGATCTGGAATGAAGCTCTGCCTTTAAATGCTTCCCAACAAAAGCCACTGCTAGATCCAAATAGAGAAGGAGAAAAG GTTCTTCATTATTTGGAGACGCTTAAACCGCACCAACTGCTGCAACAAGTAATCTGTACTGCTTTCAGAGCAGCAGCTGACACTGTTAATCAGACTTCATTTGGTGGCTTGGAGCACATGACCACAAAAATCGGACAGTTGTATATTACCATGGGATCGATTCTAAAATATCTGCAAA CGCACGATTTGATTGGTGATGATGTTATAGAAGACCTCACACGATTGTGTACGACCTTTGAACACGTTGAGAAGTTAATTTTAGTAGCAGCATCTCTTCACCACAAATTCTTGGAATCCCCACACCTTACCCAAGCAATTTTTAATGATTACTACGATTACTATCTCCCTAAAATGGGAACCGGCTCTGTGCAAGTTGATACCAAGAAG GATTTTGACAAGAAGCAACAAATAAGATCAAGCGACAGAAATGTGGTCGTCAACATGTTCCCTCCACCAACTGCAAACCAGTCGTGGAGGAAAGTTTTGAGCATGGGAAATCTCCTCAATGGCCACGAACCCATCTTGAGGGAGATAATTTTTTCCAAACGTGATCGGGTCGAGGGAAGCTACTATGCTGCAGGTACACCTAAGGTTTATCAACAAGATGTTGAAACTTACAGAATGTATGTATGTGCAACCTCAAATGATCTTGGGGTTGCTCTCGCTGTTGCCTCTTGTGACTAA